From the Vibrio alginolyticus NBRC 15630 = ATCC 17749 genome, one window contains:
- a CDS encoding LysR family transcriptional regulator produces MKEDIQWRNIDLNLLVTFSYLYRYRSVSVAAEKSYVSQSAMSHSLSRLRLLFDDPLFERKGHNMEPTEHAHHIAPTVHHLLDSIAKDLLTKSAFQPENYAGVCRIGLTDYAEFIFAPRLYDEIRQRAPEAQISFINVNRSNYVALTEHEKLDVIIGSMPVLDDNFESLYLYTEKHVCMCDKQVLKGETQLSLEAFANIEQALVSPDGSLKTQVDQKLAEHGLSRKVTVASRNFLTIRHLLKKRDLIAIVPEKMALAEGFSDDLITVKPPIAVADFDIAMLWHSSRNNEDKGIWLRELVSSTITSK; encoded by the coding sequence GTGAAAGAGGACATTCAGTGGCGCAACATTGACTTGAACTTATTGGTGACGTTTTCCTACTTGTATCGCTATCGAAGCGTTAGCGTCGCGGCAGAGAAAAGTTACGTTAGCCAGTCGGCGATGAGTCATAGTTTGTCTCGTTTAAGGTTGTTGTTTGACGACCCGCTTTTTGAGCGAAAAGGGCACAATATGGAGCCCACCGAGCACGCTCACCACATCGCGCCAACTGTGCATCACTTGTTGGATTCTATCGCCAAAGACTTGCTCACTAAGTCTGCCTTCCAACCTGAAAATTACGCGGGTGTATGTCGCATCGGGTTAACGGATTATGCCGAGTTTATCTTTGCTCCTCGGCTTTATGACGAAATACGCCAGCGCGCCCCAGAGGCGCAGATCAGTTTTATTAACGTCAATCGTAGCAACTACGTGGCATTAACTGAGCACGAAAAGCTCGATGTCATTATTGGCAGCATGCCGGTGTTGGATGACAACTTTGAGAGCTTGTACTTGTACACCGAAAAACACGTGTGCATGTGTGATAAACAGGTGTTGAAAGGGGAAACACAGCTGTCTCTGGAAGCGTTCGCGAACATCGAGCAAGCTCTGGTAAGTCCCGATGGGAGCTTAAAGACACAAGTAGACCAAAAGCTCGCAGAACATGGCTTGAGCCGCAAAGTCACCGTGGCGTCGCGCAACTTTCTCACTATTCGGCATCTATTGAAAAAGCGCGATCTCATTGCCATCGTGCCAGAAAAAATGGCGTTGGCGGAGGGCTTTTCGGACGATCTCATTACTGTTAAGCCGCCGATCGCCGTTGCGGATTTTGATATTGCCATGCTGTGGCATTCCAGCCGAAACAATGAAGACAAAGGCATTTGGCTACGCGAGTTGGTTTCTTCGACCATCACCTCTAAATGA
- a CDS encoding helix-turn-helix transcriptional regulator, with amino-acid sequence MEKKHLILLAESNLQSNLIKKQLSSIHDVDVKIMQPDEVVFRSHSLSIDLMFIDYDFMRQLEVQGKLPDFDLFGWSFMLHNVPCEKVQTDLLHWKLLKGILLRSASVTHICDGAEYVLKGGLWLPRMYLEKLVLNYRHANLSEEQQHDELTCREKQILELLVYGISNQQIASRLFLSESTVKSHIYKLYKKLDVHSRHDAVKLVRMNNGLTERS; translated from the coding sequence ATGGAAAAGAAGCACTTGATACTGCTAGCTGAGAGTAATTTACAAAGTAACTTAATAAAAAAACAGCTGTCTTCCATTCATGATGTCGATGTAAAGATAATGCAACCAGATGAAGTGGTGTTCAGAAGTCACTCACTCAGTATCGATTTGATGTTTATTGATTACGATTTTATGCGTCAGCTTGAAGTACAAGGAAAGTTACCAGATTTTGATCTATTTGGGTGGTCCTTTATGCTTCACAACGTCCCTTGTGAAAAAGTACAAACGGACTTACTGCATTGGAAGTTGTTAAAAGGAATTTTGCTCCGAAGTGCATCAGTGACACATATATGTGATGGCGCGGAATACGTACTGAAAGGTGGGTTGTGGCTACCAAGAATGTACCTAGAGAAGTTAGTCCTCAATTATCGGCATGCAAATTTGTCCGAAGAACAGCAGCATGATGAGTTAACATGCAGAGAAAAACAGATTCTAGAGCTACTTGTGTACGGCATTTCAAATCAACAAATTGCCTCAAGACTTTTTTTATCTGAAAGTACAGTGAAAAGCCATATATACAAGTTGTACAAAAAACTCGATGTCCATTCTCGTCATGATGCGGTTAAGTTGGTAAGAATGAACAATGGCTTAACCGAGAGAAGTTAA
- the glpD gene encoding glycerol-3-phosphate dehydrogenase, translated as MSIQNNASTTSSSTTLDLIVIGGGINGAGIAADAAGRGLSVGLYEAHDFASATSSASSKLIHGGLRYLEHYEFRLVSEALAEREVILRKAPHVALPMRFRLPHRPFLRPAWMIRCGLFLYDNLGKRTTLQGSKTVNLAKSGLLKPEMKTGFEYSDCWVDDARLVLLNVLAARENHAEVRNYCRVEKAHREGGIWHVTIHDVMTDQRFERKAKALVNAAGPWVKQFFDDGLEQASPRNIRLIKGSHIVVPRIHNEPQAYILQNKDNRIVFMIPYLDKFSIIGTTDVEYKGDPREVSISDDEVDYLIDIVNQHFVHQLTREDVVWTYSGVRPLCDDESDSPQAITRDYTLELDAEYDHAPLLSVFGGKLTTYRKLGEAAMKKLAPFLPEMGKDWTANQTLPGGNFSCSREQLAKQIHAKYTWAPEALILRYVTQFGTQTWNLMEGTTSEADLGQTFSTQAGGVYQREIDYLMNHEMAMTDEDILWRRTKLGLYMNEEEKQALTDYLKKKLQQKVVNLSQVG; from the coding sequence ATGAGTATACAAAATAATGCTTCCACTACTAGCTCATCCACTACCTTAGACTTGATCGTAATCGGTGGCGGCATTAACGGAGCTGGTATTGCAGCAGACGCAGCTGGCCGAGGTTTGAGTGTTGGCTTATATGAAGCACATGACTTCGCATCTGCGACTTCTTCAGCAAGTTCTAAACTGATACACGGCGGTTTACGCTACCTTGAACACTACGAGTTTCGTTTAGTTTCGGAAGCGCTCGCAGAGCGTGAGGTTATTCTTCGTAAAGCACCACACGTCGCATTACCAATGCGTTTCCGTTTACCGCATCGCCCATTCCTACGCCCAGCTTGGATGATTCGTTGTGGCCTTTTCCTTTACGATAACTTGGGTAAACGTACGACGCTGCAAGGCAGTAAAACCGTCAACCTTGCGAAATCTGGCTTGCTAAAACCAGAGATGAAAACGGGTTTCGAATACTCTGACTGTTGGGTTGATGATGCACGTTTAGTATTACTGAACGTTCTTGCGGCTCGCGAAAACCATGCTGAAGTGCGTAACTACTGCCGCGTGGAAAAAGCACACCGTGAAGGTGGTATCTGGCATGTTACTATTCACGATGTGATGACAGACCAACGTTTCGAACGTAAAGCGAAAGCGTTAGTCAATGCTGCGGGGCCTTGGGTAAAACAGTTCTTTGATGATGGATTAGAGCAAGCCTCTCCTCGTAACATTCGCTTAATCAAAGGCTCGCACATCGTTGTTCCTCGTATCCACAACGAACCGCAAGCCTACATTCTTCAAAACAAAGACAATCGCATCGTATTTATGATTCCTTACTTAGATAAGTTCTCAATCATTGGTACAACAGATGTGGAATACAAAGGTGACCCACGTGAAGTGTCGATCTCAGATGACGAAGTCGATTACCTCATTGATATCGTAAACCAACACTTTGTCCACCAGTTGACTCGCGAAGATGTAGTTTGGACATACAGCGGTGTTCGTCCTTTATGTGACGATGAATCTGACTCTCCGCAAGCAATCACACGAGACTACACGCTAGAGCTCGATGCGGAATACGACCATGCACCTCTGCTTTCTGTTTTTGGTGGTAAGTTAACGACCTACCGTAAGTTAGGTGAAGCAGCAATGAAGAAACTTGCTCCGTTCCTACCTGAAATGGGTAAAGACTGGACGGCCAACCAAACCCTTCCTGGTGGTAACTTCAGCTGTAGTCGTGAACAATTAGCGAAACAAATTCATGCTAAATACACTTGGGCGCCAGAAGCATTGATTCTTCGTTATGTCACTCAGTTTGGTACCCAAACGTGGAACTTAATGGAAGGTACAACAAGTGAAGCTGACTTAGGACAAACGTTCTCGACACAAGCCGGTGGTGTTTACCAACGTGAGATCGATTACTTAATGAACCATGAAATGGCAATGACCGATGAAGACATTTTATGGCGCCGTACTAAGCTTGGTCTTTACATGAACGAGGAAGAAAAACAGGCCTTAACGGACTATTTAAAGAAAAAGCTACAACAGAAAGTGGTTAATCTTTCTCAAGTTGGCTAA
- a CDS encoding outer membrane beta-barrel protein encodes MKKVLPLLALGAVVASASVQAKGNWYVGADLVNSDLKVKSLSKDLSATGLSLAVGKELQYSENFKLAFEGEYIYFGDFEETFSYMGWPVKFSVDASAFNFNAKPKYQFAGTGFYVGAIAGLGVMSVSYEVKSSSTVTDDGRDVGFNYGVEAGYEFASGLVVSGGYRASSVSIDAENGGSEDFDFDSLYVGVDYKF; translated from the coding sequence ATGAAAAAAGTATTGCCATTATTGGCTTTAGGTGCAGTGGTTGCTTCAGCATCAGTTCAAGCAAAAGGTAACTGGTATGTTGGTGCTGATTTGGTAAATTCAGATCTTAAAGTTAAAAGCTTGTCAAAAGATCTTTCTGCGACAGGTCTTAGCCTTGCTGTAGGTAAAGAGCTTCAATATTCAGAAAACTTCAAACTAGCTTTTGAAGGTGAGTACATATACTTTGGCGACTTTGAAGAAACATTTTCTTACATGGGGTGGCCGGTTAAATTTAGTGTTGATGCTTCTGCGTTCAATTTCAATGCGAAGCCTAAATACCAATTTGCAGGTACAGGCTTCTATGTTGGTGCGATTGCTGGCCTTGGTGTAATGAGTGTTTCTTATGAAGTGAAATCATCTAGCACTGTTACCGATGATGGTCGTGATGTAGGCTTTAACTACGGTGTTGAGGCTGGTTATGAGTTCGCTTCAGGTTTGGTTGTATCTGGTGGCTACCGTGCTTCTTCGGTAAGTATTGATGCCGAAAACGGTGGCAGCGAAGATTTTGATTTTGACAGCCTGTACGTTGGTGTTGATTACAAGTTTTAA
- a CDS encoding NnrS family protein, translated as MLNITDKKVEEKIPAWLRLGFRPFFLFGSIYAIVAIALWVWMFQSGPPSALAVPALWWHVHEMLFGFSMAIVVGFVLTAVQNWTGINGTKHYMLLALFGLWLVPRILLWTPAPLWLTSSIEAVFLLFVAYEVGIRVYRAKGWRNLFFVPLFLLAIFANFASYATIKGMPPFSSSAVWQAMLWWFTLLLSVMGGRVIPFFTARRFNFEKAQPLAWLEWLANLPLVMLFVLSFFPVTFAELGSPLMLFAGVAQLVRFVRWKPWLTLSEPLVWSLHAAYLCLPLSLILRGVWGDAFASHNLIHLFAIGALGGLILAMIARVTMGHTGRMIYKGPNMSLAFAAITAAALVRSFAVIFDPANMMLWIDISGGLWIVAFGLFVWRFGVMLVTPRVDGHPG; from the coding sequence ATGCTGAATATCACCGATAAAAAAGTAGAAGAAAAAATCCCCGCATGGCTGCGATTAGGCTTTCGGCCGTTTTTTCTGTTTGGGTCGATTTACGCCATTGTTGCGATTGCGTTATGGGTGTGGATGTTCCAAAGTGGGCCGCCAAGCGCATTGGCCGTGCCTGCATTGTGGTGGCACGTACATGAAATGTTGTTCGGTTTTTCAATGGCCATTGTAGTTGGCTTTGTACTGACCGCGGTACAAAACTGGACTGGCATTAATGGTACCAAGCATTACATGCTTCTGGCTTTATTTGGCTTGTGGTTAGTGCCCCGCATATTGCTTTGGACACCAGCACCGTTATGGTTAACCAGCAGTATCGAAGCGGTATTTTTACTGTTTGTCGCCTATGAGGTGGGCATTCGTGTGTATCGAGCCAAAGGTTGGCGTAATTTGTTTTTCGTTCCACTGTTTCTTTTGGCCATCTTTGCGAACTTTGCAAGCTACGCAACGATAAAAGGTATGCCGCCCTTTAGCTCTTCAGCGGTGTGGCAAGCAATGCTGTGGTGGTTTACCTTGCTGTTGTCAGTGATGGGCGGACGTGTGATTCCATTTTTTACTGCGCGTCGATTTAATTTCGAAAAAGCGCAACCATTGGCTTGGTTAGAGTGGCTCGCGAATTTGCCGTTGGTAATGCTATTTGTGCTGAGCTTTTTCCCTGTGACGTTTGCAGAACTAGGTAGTCCTTTGATGTTGTTTGCAGGTGTTGCTCAGTTGGTGCGTTTTGTTCGCTGGAAACCTTGGTTAACCCTGAGCGAGCCTTTAGTGTGGTCGCTGCATGCTGCGTATTTGTGTTTACCACTAAGCTTAATTTTGCGAGGCGTCTGGGGAGATGCATTTGCCAGCCATAACCTCATTCACCTGTTTGCGATAGGTGCGTTAGGCGGTTTGATTTTAGCGATGATTGCACGGGTGACGATGGGACATACTGGTCGCATGATCTACAAAGGACCAAACATGAGCCTTGCGTTTGCAGCGATTACCGCGGCAGCTTTGGTTCGCAGTTTCGCCGTGATCTTTGACCCAGCGAACATGATGCTGTGGATTGATATCAGCGGCGGATTATGGATTGTTGCGTTTGGGCTATTTGTGTGGCGCTTTGGTGTGATGCTTGTGACCCCTCGTGTGGATGGTCACCCCGGATAA
- the chrA gene encoding chromate efflux transporter, which yields MFTIFKTFFWLGWFSFGGPAAHIGYFRQTFVEKLKWLDDSEYAQIVALSQFLPGPGSSQVGFALGYKRGGLGGACAAFVGFTLPSVIIMLALAMVSSQITDTAVFQNIVHGLKLLAVVVVADATWGMYKNFCQSKLTAGLCVATAIALLVAPSIMTQMFVLIAAGFVGTRYLKKDSASSAEPFKPSIAPLALFAVLLLGLPLVAHTLPLLGLFSDFFQAGSLVFGGGHVVLPLLQNIVGDQLSQDAFLTGYAAAQAVPGPMFTFATFIGYELSDTPILGALIATLGVFLPGFLLLLGVLKNWQALAGKPLVSGAINGVNASVVGLLLAALYQPVFSSAVVAPIDMALVIAGFYLHKKLNLSVLWMIVFFVAAGLVTGMM from the coding sequence ATGTTCACCATATTCAAAACTTTTTTCTGGCTGGGTTGGTTCAGCTTCGGCGGCCCGGCGGCTCATATTGGTTATTTTCGCCAAACCTTTGTTGAGAAACTGAAATGGCTTGATGACAGCGAGTACGCGCAAATTGTCGCACTCAGTCAGTTTTTGCCGGGACCGGGCTCAAGCCAAGTTGGCTTTGCTTTAGGTTATAAACGCGGCGGTTTAGGTGGCGCATGCGCAGCATTTGTCGGATTCACTCTTCCTTCGGTGATCATCATGTTGGCGCTGGCGATGGTGAGCAGCCAAATCACCGACACCGCAGTGTTCCAAAACATCGTTCACGGCCTAAAACTGCTCGCAGTCGTCGTCGTGGCGGATGCGACTTGGGGCATGTACAAAAACTTCTGCCAAAGTAAACTGACCGCGGGTTTGTGCGTCGCGACTGCGATTGCGTTGCTGGTGGCACCAAGCATCATGACGCAAATGTTCGTGTTGATCGCAGCAGGTTTTGTCGGTACGCGATATCTGAAGAAAGACTCCGCGTCATCAGCCGAGCCGTTTAAACCGTCTATCGCGCCATTGGCTCTATTTGCGGTGCTTTTACTCGGCTTACCATTAGTGGCTCATACGTTACCTTTGCTTGGGCTGTTTAGTGATTTTTTCCAAGCTGGTAGTTTAGTGTTTGGTGGCGGTCATGTGGTGCTGCCGCTTCTGCAAAACATTGTTGGCGACCAGCTCAGCCAAGATGCATTTTTAACAGGCTACGCCGCTGCACAAGCTGTACCGGGGCCAATGTTCACCTTTGCGACTTTTATCGGTTATGAGCTTTCGGATACGCCAATTTTAGGCGCTCTGATCGCAACGCTTGGCGTATTCCTCCCAGGGTTTCTTTTACTGCTTGGCGTTCTTAAAAACTGGCAAGCACTGGCAGGCAAACCGCTGGTCTCCGGCGCCATCAACGGTGTAAATGCCTCGGTAGTAGGGTTGCTACTCGCGGCACTTTACCAGCCAGTATTTAGCAGCGCAGTTGTTGCTCCCATCGACATGGCGTTAGTGATTGCGGGTTTCTATCTACACAAAAAGCTCAACCTTTCGGTACTATGGATGATCGTGTTTTTTGTGGCAGCAGGCCTTGTCACGGGCATGATGTAG
- the ebgR gene encoding transcriptional regulator EbgR translates to MAKLKDIAIEAGVSLATVSRVLNNDPTLSVKEETKYRILEIAAKLEYRTSSSKKGIKEAKQKHHFLALYNYKQETEVNDPYYLSIRHGIETQCDKLGITLTNCYNSEIDVETKKITGVLLVGNVDQKVVDKLPKRLADSICYINFSDPTCPYDCVDVDLIRISRQVVDFFVQRGHRRIGYIGGQDKHDAADTRENVFLDYGYLKGVVAEHDIHYCACSSLSGYNLAKEMLAKGDFPKAVFIDSDSIAIGIVRAIHEFGLKIPEDITLISMNDIPTARFTFPPLSTIRIHSELMGTQGVNLLVEKYRDGRLLPLHVYVQTELKLRGTTQ, encoded by the coding sequence ATGGCAAAGCTAAAAGATATCGCCATTGAAGCAGGCGTCTCACTTGCAACCGTATCGCGGGTTTTGAACAACGACCCAACGTTGAGCGTTAAAGAAGAAACCAAATACCGCATTTTGGAAATTGCAGCAAAACTGGAGTACCGCACCAGTAGCTCGAAGAAAGGCATCAAAGAAGCTAAGCAAAAACATCACTTTTTAGCCTTATATAACTACAAACAAGAAACAGAGGTGAATGACCCTTACTACTTATCAATTCGTCATGGGATTGAAACGCAATGCGACAAATTAGGTATTACGCTAACCAATTGCTATAACAGTGAAATTGATGTTGAAACGAAAAAGATAACAGGTGTCCTTTTAGTCGGAAATGTCGACCAAAAGGTAGTAGATAAATTACCTAAACGTCTAGCCGATAGCATTTGCTACATAAACTTTTCAGATCCAACCTGCCCTTATGATTGCGTTGATGTCGACCTTATTCGAATCAGTAGGCAAGTAGTTGATTTCTTTGTACAACGAGGCCACCGCCGCATCGGTTATATTGGCGGTCAAGACAAGCACGACGCAGCTGACACTCGTGAAAATGTGTTTTTGGACTATGGCTATCTAAAAGGCGTGGTCGCAGAACATGATATACACTATTGTGCCTGCTCTAGTTTGTCCGGTTATAACTTAGCGAAAGAGATGCTAGCCAAAGGTGACTTCCCGAAAGCAGTATTCATTGATTCAGACTCCATCGCGATTGGCATAGTACGTGCAATCCATGAATTTGGCTTAAAGATACCAGAGGATATTACGCTGATTAGTATGAATGATATTCCTACTGCTCGCTTTACCTTTCCGCCGTTGTCTACAATTCGTATTCACTCTGAGTTGATGGGAACTCAGGGAGTGAACTTACTAGTGGAAAAATACCGAGATGGACGCTTACTCCCTCTTCATGTATACGTTCAAACAGAGCTTAAACTACGTGGTACAACTCAATGA
- the tnpA gene encoding IS200/IS605 family transposase, giving the protein MSRYNQASHVFWRCQYHIVWTPKYRFRILKNNIGKEVYRCIYVYCNQLGCEVVELNVQVDHVHLVVKVPPKLSISKLMGVLKGKIALKLFSKFPHLRKNRLWGNHFWQRGYFVDSVGINEEIIRRYVRHQEKQERVEQQQLALD; this is encoded by the coding sequence ATGAGTAGATACAATCAAGCTTCCCACGTATTTTGGCGTTGTCAATACCATATAGTGTGGACGCCAAAGTATCGATTTAGGATCTTGAAGAACAATATAGGTAAAGAAGTTTATCGATGTATTTATGTTTACTGTAATCAACTTGGATGTGAAGTCGTAGAGCTAAACGTACAAGTTGACCACGTACATTTAGTTGTAAAGGTCCCACCAAAGCTTTCGATATCCAAGTTGATGGGGGTATTGAAAGGCAAAATAGCCTTAAAGCTATTTAGCAAGTTTCCTCACCTTAGGAAGAACAGGCTTTGGGGTAATCACTTTTGGCAAAGAGGCTATTTTGTCGATAGTGTTGGAATCAATGAAGAAATAATACGCCGATATGTAAGACATCAAGAGAAGCAAGAGCGAGTAGAGCAGCAGCAATTGGCGCTGGACTAA
- a CDS encoding CorA family divalent cation transporter, whose product MGFMIEHWDFSTPEATQQSTTAEQIQAKHWYHCERLHPDIRGWLEQNQVPRATVDHLLADESRPSFHPLDDENFMLILRGVNMNGNASPEDMLSIRILYFQGALISTRKIPSRAIMEIRQALAEHKGPKSLASLLHQIIEGLNSKIDIYLDTIEETLNQFDVNDESTYKHMATQKALISIKRFIRPQQYAIRDLVESESELIALRPHQYRFAHNNITRINETLEFYLGEVALFQEEIKHHRDEKTNKNSYLFTLVATIFLPTSFLTGLLGINVGGMPGVESTMAFTWFCIALIVIFGLEWWLFKRLGLTNKADDEDE is encoded by the coding sequence ATGGGTTTTATGATTGAACATTGGGACTTCTCAACCCCAGAAGCAACTCAACAATCCACCACGGCAGAGCAAATTCAAGCTAAGCATTGGTACCATTGCGAACGGCTGCATCCTGATATTCGTGGTTGGCTGGAGCAAAACCAAGTACCTCGAGCTACGGTTGATCATCTATTAGCCGACGAAAGTCGACCATCTTTCCATCCTTTGGATGACGAGAACTTCATGTTGATTTTACGAGGCGTCAATATGAACGGCAATGCATCACCAGAAGATATGCTTAGTATTCGAATTCTCTACTTTCAAGGCGCACTCATTTCAACTCGTAAAATTCCATCACGCGCGATCATGGAGATTCGCCAAGCATTAGCGGAACACAAAGGCCCAAAAAGTCTTGCCAGTTTACTTCATCAGATCATTGAAGGATTAAACAGTAAAATAGACATTTACCTTGATACGATTGAAGAAACACTAAACCAGTTCGACGTGAATGATGAGTCGACGTACAAACATATGGCGACTCAAAAAGCACTGATTTCTATCAAGCGTTTTATTCGCCCTCAGCAGTACGCTATCCGTGATCTTGTGGAGTCAGAATCAGAATTGATTGCTTTGAGACCTCATCAATATCGCTTCGCACACAATAATATTACGCGCATAAATGAAACACTTGAGTTTTATCTTGGAGAAGTGGCGCTTTTCCAAGAAGAGATCAAACATCATCGTGATGAGAAAACCAATAAAAACAGTTACCTGTTTACTTTGGTAGCAACGATTTTTCTACCAACCAGCTTCTTAACAGGTTTACTCGGTATCAATGTTGGTGGAATGCCAGGCGTGGAATCCACCATGGCATTCACCTGGTTCTGCATCGCCTTAATTGTCATTTTTGGTCTAGAGTGGTGGCTATTTAAACGCTTGGGGCTCACGAATAAAGCGGACGACGAAGACGAGTAA
- a CDS encoding gamma-glutamylcyclotransferase family protein, translating into MYIFGYGSLINSASRKLTGQTGEAIPVIAHGLVRYWGKIDDSYSLSPLVVNQGDGQVNGVLLEVNEEALAEFDRRERGYHRIQLQPDQIETDASFNQEHDIWVYVKDEPLPPCAKSPIMQSYVDTVLAGCLEVSHAFAEHFVRHTIGWQHAKENDRHQPKYGNLAGVQEHHYELIDNLIKKGA; encoded by the coding sequence ATGTACATATTTGGCTATGGCAGTTTGATTAATTCTGCGTCGCGTAAGTTAACCGGACAAACGGGAGAAGCCATTCCCGTCATAGCACATGGGTTGGTTCGCTACTGGGGGAAGATTGACGACAGCTACAGCCTCTCTCCATTAGTGGTGAACCAAGGCGATGGACAGGTTAATGGCGTTTTACTCGAAGTAAATGAAGAAGCGCTCGCAGAATTCGACCGCCGTGAGCGAGGTTATCATCGTATTCAACTTCAGCCAGATCAAATCGAAACAGATGCGAGTTTTAACCAAGAACATGACATTTGGGTTTACGTAAAAGACGAGCCACTACCACCATGCGCAAAGAGCCCAATCATGCAAAGTTATGTTGATACCGTGCTGGCAGGTTGCTTGGAAGTTTCCCACGCGTTTGCAGAGCATTTTGTGCGTCACACCATTGGCTGGCAACACGCGAAAGAAAATGACCGCCATCAACCCAAATATGGCAACCTTGCAGGCGTGCAAGAGCATCATTACGAGTTGATTGATAATCTAATAAAAAAAGGAGCCTAA
- a CDS encoding DeoR/GlpR family transcriptional regulator, which yields MKQIPRHQQIVELVKKQGYVSTDELVERFNVSPQTIRRDLNELADDNKIRRYHGGATIPLSSENTSYNTRKALNFNEKDVIADEVVKHIPDGATLFIDIGTTPEAVARALNKNHKQLRVVTNNINVATILFPNPEIKVILAGGEVRSRDGGIVGEATLDFVKQFRLDFGILGISGIDFDGSLLDFDYHEVRVKQAIIDNSRSVFLAVDHTKFGRNAMVKLGNIAQLNMIFTNKQPPEEILSILKEASIPLEVVEANESNSENE from the coding sequence GTGAAGCAAATACCTCGACACCAGCAGATTGTTGAGCTGGTGAAAAAACAAGGCTATGTCAGCACGGATGAGTTGGTAGAAAGATTCAATGTCAGCCCACAAACCATCCGACGCGATCTCAATGAACTCGCCGATGACAACAAAATTCGTCGTTATCACGGTGGAGCCACTATTCCTCTCAGTTCTGAAAACACATCTTACAACACGCGTAAAGCGCTCAACTTCAATGAAAAAGATGTCATTGCAGACGAGGTAGTCAAACACATTCCAGATGGTGCCACACTATTCATCGATATTGGCACTACACCAGAAGCAGTTGCGCGAGCGCTCAATAAAAACCATAAACAGTTGCGTGTTGTCACCAACAACATCAATGTTGCGACCATTCTTTTCCCTAACCCTGAAATCAAAGTCATCTTAGCGGGTGGAGAAGTCCGCAGCAGAGACGGCGGTATTGTTGGCGAGGCTACCCTCGATTTCGTTAAACAGTTCCGTCTCGACTTTGGTATTCTCGGCATTAGCGGTATCGACTTCGATGGCTCGCTATTAGACTTTGATTACCACGAAGTCCGGGTCAAACAAGCGATCATTGACAATAGCCGTAGTGTATTTCTTGCCGTAGACCACACCAAGTTCGGGCGCAATGCTATGGTGAAACTAGGCAATATTGCACAGCTCAACATGATCTTTACCAATAAGCAGCCACCAGAAGAAATCTTGTCAATTTTGAAGGAAGCTTCTATCCCACTTGAAGTGGTTGAAGCTAACGAATCAAACTCCGAAAACGAGTAA
- a CDS encoding C39 family peptidase, with translation MKVLNNLIWLMLVYSASAISLELLPYRAHYSVPVKSYKEIVFGDVFRQQYDFSCGSAALASLLTFHYATESSEQDIFKSMFEKGDKEKIKEKGFSLLDMKFYLDSIGLRSDGFQVGLEKIKEVGVPGITLVNFDGYMHFVVIRGINNHSVILGDPSRGTMIMKLDEFEKYYQGIVLLVRNEAEMGRSSFITNDNFTVYQRSPLKTGVSRDSLGVFSITLPVSGEN, from the coding sequence ATGAAAGTATTAAATAACTTAATTTGGCTGATGCTCGTTTATTCAGCATCAGCCATTTCATTAGAACTGCTACCTTACCGAGCACATTACTCTGTTCCTGTTAAAAGCTACAAAGAAATAGTGTTCGGTGATGTTTTTCGCCAACAGTATGACTTCAGCTGTGGCTCTGCCGCCCTGGCTTCTCTTCTCACTTTTCATTATGCAACAGAGTCATCTGAACAAGATATCTTCAAAAGCATGTTTGAAAAAGGTGATAAAGAAAAAATCAAAGAGAAAGGTTTTTCTTTGTTGGATATGAAGTTTTACTTGGATTCCATAGGGTTACGTTCTGACGGCTTTCAAGTAGGACTGGAGAAAATTAAAGAAGTCGGCGTCCCTGGGATTACTCTCGTTAATTTCGACGGGTATATGCATTTTGTTGTCATCAGAGGTATAAACAATCACTCAGTTATTCTAGGAGACCCTTCTAGAGGAACCATGATAATGAAACTGGATGAGTTTGAAAAATATTACCAAGGAATTGTGTTACTGGTCCGTAACGAAGCGGAAATGGGAAGGTCTAGCTTTATAACCAATGATAATTTCACCGTATATCAAAGATCACCATTAAAAACAGGAGTGTCTAGAGATTCCTTAGGGGTATTTAGCATTACTCTCCCAGTTTCCGGTGAAAATTAA